The following coding sequences are from one Mytilus trossulus isolate FHL-02 chromosome 8, PNRI_Mtr1.1.1.hap1, whole genome shotgun sequence window:
- the LOC134727371 gene encoding multiple epidermal growth factor-like domains protein 10, translated as MISFVVSVLLFTNAVCRLADGPGVCKRQEMITMNIQMQQVKTFCCEGYKEENGTCVDCAGCTSMICPKNFCGDTCIEMCNCPDYAYCDKRYCCLCRPGLHGVYCNETCTHGFYGLGCNNKCKCHNLNKCDQVTGNCTSYTSTTSTICPPGTASNKYLDSCAGSNNSNSLLHDDRSETSGKFQAEYFLYWV; from the exons ATGATCAGTTTTGTTGTCTCTGTCTTACTTTTTACAAATGCAGTATGCCGTTTAGCGGATGGTCCTGGTGTTTGCAAAAGACAGGAAATGATCACAAT GAACATACAAATGCAACAGGTGAAAACATTTTGTTGTGAAGGCTATAAAGAAGAAAACGGTACTTGTGTTG ACTGTGCAGGATGTACTTCTATGATATGTCCTAAGAACTTTTGTGGTGATACATGTATAGAGATGTGCAATTGTCCTGATTATGCATACTGTGATAAACGTTATTGCTGTCTTTGTAGACCTGGCTTACACGGAGTCTACTGTAATGAAA CATGCACACATGGCTTTTACGGACTAGGATGTAATAACAAATGCAAGTGTCATAATCTGAATAAATGTGACCAAGTCACAGGAAACTGTACCTCTTATACCTCAACTACCTCAACGATATGTCCACCTG gcacagcttctaacaaatatttggaCAGCTGTGCTGGCAGCAACAACAGTAACAGTTTGTTACATGATGACAGGAGTGAGACATCAGGCAAGTTTCAAGCAGAATATTTTCTGTATTGGGTATAA